The following DNA comes from Halalkaliarchaeum sp. AArc-CO.
GTGGATGGAGCTCGCGTTTCCGCGGCAGCTCGACCCCGGGAGCGTCCTCGGCAAGTGGAAACCAGAGACCACCGTACAGGAGATCGCCTACTACGGGTGGGCGACGGTCGGCGTCCCGCTCGTGGCGATCGGCTACCCGCTGTTGCTCGTGGGGGTGGCGGTGCGGTACAACGCGAGCAAGCTCGACAGCGCGGCAACGAGGCTCGGCATCGTCGGGGCCGTGCTGCTGGCGGCCGTCGTCTGGGGGGCGCTGTCGGTTGCGGCCCACTTCCAGCTCCCCTGGGAGGAGTTCCTCGCGGTCGTCGCCGCCAGCGTCGTCGCCGTCGTCTCGGCGGGCGCGGCCGTATTCTTCTCCCGGATCGGCGGCCGGGGAACCAGCGTCGTCTTCGCGTATCCGTTCGCGCTCACGGCGATCTTCCTGCCACCGGTGGTGGCGGCGCTTTTCGTCCCGGCGCTGCAGGCGCTGATCTTCGATCCAAGCGAGGAGCTTGCGATCTGGATCCTCGACACCGTGCTCGTGGTGGGCGGGTTCTCGGAGTGGCTCCGGGCGACGTTCTCGCTGCGCGCGCAGTACCTCTTCGTCGAGGGGGAGGGCTTCGCGCTGATGTGGTTCGCGCTCGCGGTCCCGACCGGATGGCTGCTCGGGCTGCTCGCGGCGCTTGCGGATCTCATTCGGCCTCGGCCGGAGTGACTCCGTCGGCACGAACTGACCGGAGTGAACCGGTCACCCTCCGCGAGAACGGGTGACGGGTATTCGCTTGCGGGGGAGAGTTTTTATCGCCGGGCGCGTTCGGTTCGCACGTGACGACGCTCGTGTGCTGTGTGGATCGGTCGAACGACATCGGCCGGAACACCGGCGTCCGGATGCCGGTGTCGGGATGGGAGGCGGTTCGATCGCTCGTGACCGAGATCGGCCTCGTGGATCCCGAGGACTCGACGGTGAACTGTCTGCTCGAAGGGTTGCGTATTGCTCGGGATCTCCGGGACGAACAGGAAGACTCCGTCGTCGCCGTCGTCTCTGGCGGCGGGGACTCGATGGTGAATGCGGATCGATCGATCGCCGCACAGTTGGAGGAGTTGATCGAGCGGTACGATCCCGACGCCGCGATCGTCGTCGTCGACAGCGCACAGGACGAGCGGATCATCCCGATCGTCGAGAGTCGGATCCCGGTCGACGGGGTGTCGCGTGTCGTGGTCAGACAGAGCCGGGACATCGAATCGACCTACTACCTCCTCAAGCAGTTCCTCGCCGACGAGGAGCTCCGTTCGACCGTGCTGGTGCCGCTTGGGATCGCGCTGCTTCTGTTGCCGGTGTTGCTGTTGCAGTTTTCGCCGGCGGTCGCGCTTGCGGGACTCGCGGGACTGCTCGGCGCGGCGCTTTTGTACAAAGGGATGGCGATCGACGAGCACGTCTCCCACGCTCCGGACCGTGCCCGCGAGGCGCTGTACGCCGGCCAGGTGTCGATCGTCACCTACGTGGTCGCCGCCGGGCTCGCGCTCGTCGGTGCCTTTTTCGGGGCGCTGTCGGCCTCGGAGCTTTCGGGTGAAGCCCGGACGATCGTCCCGGTGATGCAGTTTGCCTACAGCAGCGTCCCGTGGCTCGCGACCGCCGCGTTGACCGCGAGCACCGGGCGGCTCCTCGATGAAGCGATCCGCGAGGAGGGGATTCGGACGCCGTATCTCAACCTCCCGTTCGTGGTAGTGGCGCTGGGGCTCGTCGTCCGCGGGTTCGCCGGCTACTTCCTCGAACAGGAGGCGATCCTCGCTTCGTTCGAACTGCTCGGCGTGACGATCCCGGCGCTCCAGCGGCTCGCGGCGTTTATTATCGCCGGCCTAATCGTGAGCCTGCTCGGCGTCAAAATCGCCGCCGACGTCGGCTCAGACGCGTTCGACGACGTGTTAGAACCGGACGGCGAGGAACGGGATTCTGGATAAGTTCGTAGGTCCGTCCTATCTTGAAACGGTCAGCCGGTCCATCAATTGTATACGAAATTACATTCGCGGGCGGCCGGTGAGATAATTTGGCAATACGACTGTTGATAATATGTGTGATAGGTATTTTATAAATAATTTACTGGGAATCTACTTTCTGATCTTTTCTAAAACAAAATACGGGGAAAGTACTGTACGTAATTGACCTTATTTCTGTAATGTGGGATATGTTAGGTGTTGTTAATGTATATGTAAACCGACAAAATGCCTATAACGGTGGGCTGTGCAATTGATGGTGATCGCTCCGTCCGATCGTCCTCCGAATCCGTATGGTTCAACAACAGCCGATCGTCGACGACGCAGCCGAACACGACCAGCGTGAGTGGCCGCACAACGACGAGAAGGGGTCGAACGAAGACCAGAGATGGCCGAGCCACAATCCGAACCCGTCGGACGAGGGCCCGTACGTTAAGTACAGGGGTGATTCCGGGGTTACGATCGGGGAGAAGTTCCTCGCGACGGTGCGGTACAGTTCGCTGTATCTGGCTTTCATCGCCTCGCTACAGGCACTGATTTCGATCTGGATACTGTCCGTTCCGCTCAACCTTGCTCCGGCCGTGATCGGGCTGGTTACCTTCGCCGTCTACTCGACCGACAGAATCGCCGACGCCGAAAGCGACGTCGTGGCGAAACCTCGACAGGCCGAGTTCGCACGGCGCCACGCCGACGTGTTGTACCTCGTAGCCGCTCTGGCGTACAGCGTGGCAGTTGCGCTGTCGATTCTCGGCGGGCCACTGGCGCTTTTGATTACATTGCTTCCAGGCCTGTTCTGGCTCCTGTACGCGTCCGACTGGATTCCCGAGTCAACAACCGGGTTCAGACGCCTGAAGGACGTCCTGTTCGTGAACACGGCGGTCGTGGCGCTTGCGTGGGCGTTTACGCTCACGTTTCTCCCACTGGCGTTCGCGAACGCCCAGTTCACTCCGGCGGCCGGGTTCGCGTTCGCGTACTTCTTTTTGGGTGTTGTCGTCAGTACGGAGATACCGAACGTTCGCGACGTCCGCGAGGACACTGAGATCGGCGTGTCGACAGTCCCCGTCGTCTTCGGGGTGCGCCGAACCCGACACCTGCTCTGTGGCGTCGGTGTCGTTCTGCTACTGCTTGTCGGGCTGGCTGTGCAGTACGGTCTCATCGGCGTGCCGTTGGGAATCGGTCTCGCCGTAGGTACGGCGTACTCGCTCGTGTTGTCCGGAGCCGTGGGACACACCGACCGGTACAATCGTCTCACTGTCGCCGTCGAATCACAGTACGTCGTCGCCGCCGTCATCGCAGTCGTCGCAACGATCCTTTGACATCCTCCACACGGCTGAAGCCGTGGGATTCACACGTTGGGATATTAGAGAAGGTGTAGCCGGCGGCATAACGCGACTCTTTCATGTTCCTGCCTTTCGAGAGATGCACACGGTTGTACTGGGTGTCGAGCTTGAAGCCCTGATTTTTCCACGTCACCGTCGAGCGTAGGTGGTCGTCGCCGTGTTTGCGGTAGCCGGGCGGGTTCGCGTCTGGATTGTCCTGTTCGTCCCACGAGACGAACGCTTCACCGAGTTCCTGAAGAACTCGTTGACTGATTGTGAGTGGAAATCCCCATACCGCTCGTGGGTTTTGATGTACGAACAGAGCTCGTCGGCGTCTGGAATGTGGCCGATAGCGTCCTAGACACGCGAAATCGTCCATCGCCCGACGTTCCACAATTTCGACGCGGCAAAGCCATGCGAATCGAGGTCGTCACAGACAAACGCCGCTCGATCGAGCGGCGACGATCTGCGAGGACCGCTCGTTCTTATTGGATTCCTAACTAGTTTTTTCTACCTTCTATCCGTCTTCATATATTTATCCGCCTTCTGGTTATCAATAGTGATTACGGCGGCCGAAGCTTCATTAGGGGATCCGGACAATCATCCGTGTACTAGTGTTTAGCTTTCCCGTCATACCGCTGCTGTTTGCTTCGGTCATCGTCGGGATGACCGCGGCGCTTTTGGCCTGGCGCGAGCGGTACGAACCGGGATCGATTCCGTTGTTCGTGCTGCTCGTCGGCCAGATCTGGTGGTCTGTCTCGCTTCTCTTTCAGTTGCAGGCAACGACGGTGTCGGCGAAAGCGTTCTGGGTGAATATGTCGTGGGTCGGCGTCGTCGCGATTCCCGTCGCGTGGCTGTTTTTCGCCCTCGAATACACCGGACGGGACCAGTACGTTCGCACGCGTTACGTCGGATTGGTGTCCGTCGTACCGCTCGCGACGGTCTGGCTGGCCATGACCAGTCAGTTCCACGATCTCCTGTATCTGGAGATGACACTCGTCGAATCGGCGGGAACAGTGCGGATCAACTACGTCGCCGGGCCCTGGTACTGGATAATTGCGGGCTACACGTACTTTCTGGGCGTGCTCGGGAGCATCCCCCTCCTCGAACTCGTCTGGAGCGAAACGACCGAGTTCCGCGGACAGAGTAGTGCCGTGCTGATCGGGACCGTGGTTCCATGGCTGACTAGCGTCCTGTACGTGGCCGGCGTTCTCCCGACCGGCGGCGTCGATCCGACGCCGATTGCCTTCGCCGTCTCCGGGGTAGCGTATCTCGGCGGACTCACTCGGTTCCGGTTGTTCGGAACCAACCCGTCGCCGAACCGCCACGCGCCGGAGTTGCTGTTCGAGGAAATGTCACAGGGTGCCGTCGTCGTCGACAGCAACGATTACGTCGTGGAGCTCAACGAGGAGGCTGCACGGATTCTCGGAGTGGAGCGATCGGCGGCGGCTGGGGGGTCGGGAACCGAGATCGTCCCGGAGTATCACAGGCTACCGGAGGACGGAGAGCTGTCAGGATATCTGACCATCGAACGTGACGACGGGACTCGGAAGTACGACGTCACAGTAAGCGAGATAACCAACGCCTACGATCGAGTCATCGGTCGGGTGATCTCGCTGCACGACGTCACCGACTACCTCCGCCAGCAGCAGCGGCTGGAGGTACTCAACCGCGTGTTGCGCCACAACATCCGGACGGAGACGAACGTCATCGCCGGCTACGCCGGCCTGCTCACCGACGAACACGATTCCAAGGAAGCACGAGTCATTGAACGGCGCGCTGATCGACTCGAGGAAATCGGCGAGAAGGGTCGGGAGATCCTGGAACTGTTCGAGAACGGCGAAAAGGCGGATCCGGTGCCGGTGGAGGGCCTCCTCGAGGAGTGTCTGGCCGAGGTGAGGGAGGCACATCCGCACGTCACTATCGAGGTCGACGGATCGGCAGACGGTGCCTTCGTCTCGGGCGTCCTGGAGGTCGTCTGTAAGAACCTCCTCGAGAACGCCGCGGAGCACAACCTCAGCGACGATCCGTGGGCAGAAATCACCGTCGGGCGTGACGGCGACCACGTCATGGTCACGGTCGCGGATAACGGTCCCGGGATCGACGAGTACGAACGCAAGGTGCTCGAGCGGGGAACCGAAACCAAACTGGAGCACGGCAGTGGTCTCGGCCTGTGGCTGGTCAAGTGGGGGACCGAGATCGCCGGGGGCCGCGTCGAGTTCGCGGAGAACGAGCCTACCGGGGCGATCGTGACCGTCGAAGTCCCCGCCGAACCGGCGCCGGAACCGGATCGCCTCTCCCGGTTCCCGGCCCGAGCGCTGGAGGGGACCGCTGCCTCCGGGATCACCTCGACACAGTCGCTTTTCGGCTCCGCAAGCGGTCGGAGGCGGTCGACCCGATCGCGGAATTCCTGAAAAGGAGAGGTCCGTACGATCGGGTGCAGCGATCAAGCGCTCGATCGATCCCGAGCGATTGAAACCGCCTCTCGGCCAACGGAGCGTATGGACGACGACGACACCCGCGAACACGTCGTGCCCGGGTCCGACGAGGAACCCGACACGCCGGACGTTCGCGGTTACGACTTCCGCGGCGAGTTCGACCTCGGGGCACTGCTCGACGCGTACGCCACGACGGGCTTCCAGGCGACCCATCTGGCGGAGGCAGTCGACATCGCAGAACGGATGCAGGAGGTAGACGCGACCGTCTACCTCACGTTCACCTCCAACATCGTCTCCTCGGGCCTCCGGGAGACGGTGGCAGCGCTGGTCCGCGAGGGGTACGTCGACGTGATCATCACTACCTCTGGATCGCTCGCCGAGGACGTCATCAAGACCGCGAAACCGTTCAAGATGGGCGAGTGGGACGCAGACGAGGCGGCGCTTCGGGAACGGGGAATCAACCGGCTCGGGAACATCTACGTTCCCTCGGACCGGTACGTCTGGCTCGAGGAGTATCTCTACGACTTCTTCGACGACTTCTTCGCCGAGGAATCGACCAGGACGCCGACGGCGTTCGCCCGCGAGCTCGGGGAGACGCTCGACGACGAGGATTCGGTGCTCAAGCAGGCTGCCGCCAACGACGTCCCGGTGTACTGTCCGGCCCTCACCGACTCGGAGATCGGGAACTTCCTGTACTACTATCGACAGGGGCACGAGGACGACGTCGACATCGCGATCATGGACGACTACGACTCCCTGATCGAGGACGGAATGCTCGCGGACACGACGGGCCTGATCGCGGTAGGCGGCGGCGTCCCGAAACACCACGCGATCATGACCAACCTGTTCCGGGGTGGGGCCGACTACGTCGTTTACATCTCGACGGGGATGGAGGGAGACGGTTCGCTTTCGGGTGCGACGCCCGAGGAGGCGGTCTCGTGGGGGAAGATCAAGGAAAACGAGACCAACTACACGCAGGTTGAGGCGGAGGCGACGCTCGTGTTCCCGCTTCTGGTTGCCGCCGCCTTCGAGATGTAAAATTCCACAATATTTTTTACGAATCGCAACCATACCACCAGTTGACTTCGGAGGTGACTGAAACATGGCACTTCCGACCAACGCACCCAGTTCCTGGCTGCAAGGTACCGACTTCCCGAGTAGACTGTTCGAGACCGGCAGCGACGACTACGAACTGTACGAGGAGGACGGCGAGTTCGTGTTGACCGTCGAGATGCCCGGGTTCGACCCCGAGGAGATCACCGCCTCGTGGGACGACGGGATGTTGAACATCTCCGCCGAACACGAGGACGACGATCGCGGTCGCCGGAAGACCTATCACCGACGGTTCCGGTTCCCGAAGACCGTCCAGGACGAGGAGATCCACGCCAGCTACAACAACGGCATCCTCGAGGTGCGTCTTCCTGTCGAAACCGGCGCGACGGTCCAGGGCCGGGAGATCGAGATCGAGAGCTGACGGACGCACAGCCCCGGAATCTCCATTTTCGAACCGGTTGTAACTCACAACAGCAGCGCCGCCAGCGCCGCCGCCGTAAGCAGCGTGAGGAAGATCACGCTCCGGCCGATGTCGGCCCGCAGGTAGACGTCCTCGCCCTCGGAAATCCCGGCGACGCGCCGGACTGCCGCCTCCGGATGCGTGCCGACCTGCTTCAGCGTCGCAGCCGCGTCCATCACCAGTCGGTCGACGGCCGCCCACAGTTCGGTGACGCCCCAGACGAAGCCCCGGCCGGTGTAAAACACCGCCGGATTGATCACTCGCTCCATGTCCGGCAGGTGCGAGATCCGGGCGAGCGGCCCCTTCAGCGTGAAGAAGCCGACGAAGCCGGCCACGAGCAGCGCGAACCCTTCGATCAGGTGGCCCGTGCTGTACGGCGAGGTGTCCCAGGTCTCGGCGAACGGCAGCAGCTCGAACAGCGAGCCGTAGAAGATCCCGAAGTAGACACACAGGCCGGCGACTGCAACCATCCCGACTGTCTGGCCGACAGTCGAATCCTTCGGACGGATCTCCGGCGCGTTGTGGAAGAAGATGTACCAGCCGAGCTTGATGAAGGACATGAACGTGCCGACGCCGCCGACGATCAGCAGCCACCACAGCAGGTCCTCACCCAGGAACAGCGGTACGTTGCTCACCTCGTGGGCGGCGTCGATCACCATCCCTTTCGAAATAAAGCCAGTGAATCCGGGGACTGCGGTAATCGATGCGGCCCCGATCACGTAGACGACGAAGGTGACGGGCATCACCTTCCAGAGCCCGCCGAGCTTCCGGATGTCGTTGATCCCGGTCCGGTAGATCACGACGCCGACGGCCATGAACAGCAGGCTCTTGTACAGCACGTTGTTGAACGCGTGTGCCATCCCGCCGGCGACCGCGAAGTTGCCGAGATCGCCGCCGAGCGACGCGAGGCCGATTCCCGCGAGCATGTACCCAACCTGGGCCTGGATGTGATACGAGAGCAGCCGCCGGGGGTCGTACTGCAGCAGCGCGAAGAAGACCCCGTAGACGGCCATCGCACCGCCGAGATACGCAAGCCAGAGGCCGCCCTCCGGGAACGCCCGGTACATGGCGTAGACGGCGGTCTTGGTGGTGAACACCGACAGGAACACCGACGCCGCGACGTGGGGCCGCGGATAGGTGTCGGGCAGCCAGGTGTGCAGCCCGATGAACGCGCAGTTGACGCCGATCCCCAGCGCCGCCAAAAGCGTCGGCAGCGCCGCGACCGACGGCAGCGTCCCGAGGCTCCCCGCGATTCCGGTGCTGGCCTCGAAGAGGAACGACCCCACCCGGGCGTAATGGAGCGTCACCGCGCCCAGGAGGAGCGTGCCGCCGATCCCGTGGGCGATGGCGTAGCGGTAACCCGCCCGGACGGCCTCGCCGCCGTAGTGCCACACCAGAAGCGTCGACGTGACGGCCATCAGTTCCCAGAAGAACACCAGGGTGAGCCAGTCGCCGGCGAACACCATCCCCAGTGTACTGGAGACGTACGCGAGTGCAAAGCCTGTCTGGACGCGCGCGGCGTCGCTGCCCCACGAGTACGCGACGGCGGCAGCCGCGAGGAAGCCGATCACCACCCCGTACAGCCGCGTGAACTGGTCGACGAAGATCGGTACCGTTTCGAAGCCCAGGAACTGCACGGTCGCAGGGGTCGTCGCCGGCATCACGAGCGACTGTCCGAGCACGAACAGCGCGGCGAGCATTCCGACCGCGTGGCCGGCGTGACGCGGCAACACGACCGCAAGCACGGCGGCGATCGCGACCGGAAGGAACGGCGGGATCGCGGCGAGTAGCTCGTTCATGGCATCACCCCCGCGTTCTCGACGATGAGTTCGATGAGCCCGAGGAACACCATCCGGTAGGGGACGATCCCGAGCAGCACCGCACCCAGCGCGGCCGCCAGGATCGGCCCGAGCATGAACCAGGTCGTCTCACGACCCGCAAGCGCCTCGCGGGCCGAGAGCCGCCGCCAGCCGCCCGTCGGCGGGCCGCCGTGGTGGTGATCGTCGTGGTCCTCTGTGTCGTGGTGATCGTCGTGATCGATTCCACGTTCGTCGTGATCGTCTTCGAGGTGATCGCTCGGATACTGGTCGACGGCATAGTCGCCGGTGTCGACGGTTGGGGCGGGCTCCGAGTAGTCCCGGTCGCCCGGCGAGAAGTCCGGCTGGATCACGCCGTCGTCCCCTTCGGCGTCGGGAATGTCGACGTCGTCGTCCTCGGCGGTCCCCTCGCCGTCCTCCGGGGGACGGCCGCCGTCGGTCGCCGCCAGTAGGGAGCGACGCTCGCCGCCCATGGGGGCATCGACCAGCGGTTTTGCGTCGTGGTCGTCCTCCGCCTCGAAGAAGGCGGTGTAGACGACCGGCCAGAAGTAGACGACGTTGAGCACGCCGGAGACGAGCAGGGCGCCCGCAAGGTACAGGAACACCCCGCCGAGTTCCGCCGCGCCGATGAGCATGTAGTACTTCGAGACGAAGCCGGCCAAAAGCGGCATCCCCGCCATCCCCGCAGCCGTCACCGCGAAGGCTCCAAGCGTCACCGGCATCCGCTTCCCGATGCCGGCCATCTGGGAGATGTAATCCGTGTGGGTCTCGACGTGGATCGCCCCCGCACAGAAGAACAGGGTGAGTTTCATGAACGCGTGGGCGGGGATGTGCAACAGCGCGCCGATCAGCCCGTACCAGCCGAACAGCCCCAGCCCGAGCACGATGTACGACAGCTGTGACACCGTCGAGTAGGCGAGCCGCTGTTTGAGGTGGTCCTTCCGGATCGCGATCAGCGACGCCGCCGTCAGCGTGAACGCCGCCAGCACCGACAGCGCCAGTCCCATCCCGAGATCGAACGCAAGCTCCGGGCCGAAGACGTCCAGCGTCACGCGTGCGACGCCGAACGCGCCGGATTTGACGACCGCCACCGCGTGCAACAGCCCCGACACCGGAGTCGGCGCGACCATCGCCTCGGGAAGCCACTGGTGGAGCGGCATCAGGCCGGCCTTCACGCCGAACCCGACCGCCAGCAGCACGAACGTCAGCTTCGCGAGCCACGGATCGGCGGCGGCGACCTCCGCGAGCATCGGGATCCCGCCGGCGGTGAAGTCGGTCGTGCCGGTGAGCCAGAACGTCAGCACCGTCCCGGCGAGCACGAGTACGCCCCCGCCGAAGAACGTGTAGGCGATGTACTTCCGACCGGCCGACCGGGCGCGGTCGTCCTCGTCGTGGGCGACCAGCGGGTACGTCGCCACCGACAGCAGTTCGTAGAAGACGAAGATCGTCACGAGGTTCGACGCGAACGCGATCCCCATCGTCGCCGACAGCGAGACGGCGAACGAGGCGAAGTACCGCGTCTGTCCGTGTTCGTCGAGCCCGCGCATGTAGCCGATGCTGTACAGCGACGTGATGATCCACAGGCCGCTGGCGAGGAACGCGAACAGCATCCCCAGCGGATCCGCACGGAGCGCGAACTCGACGCCGGGGACGAACGTCCCGAACGACCAGACGAACGTCGTGCCCGCGAGGACGGCCGGCAGCATGCTCGCGACGATGCCGAACTTCGCGAGCGCCGTGAGCATCGTCGCACCCTCGCGGTAGTTCGGTCGGCGGTGCAGCGCCACGATGGCGGCCGTGCCGACGAGCGAGACCAGAACCGCAGCCAGTGGTCGGTAGTCGAATACCTCCATTACAGAACCCTCCCGACGAACGGGTCGATCAGCGACTCGAAGACGCTACTCCCGAAGCCGAGCGCGACAACCCCGACCGCGGCCAGGACGACAAGCAGGACCATCACGGCGGAGACGCCAGCGCGCCGGCTCACCGGGACCGGAACCGCCGGCGGGACGTGCTCGTCGTGTCCGCCCTCGGGGGCGGGATCCGAACCGTCCCCTTCGGCGTGGGAACCGCCGTCGGTCGCCGGCCTCCCCGACCCGATCGGGTCGACCCCGCCGAGGTGTTCGACGCCGGCCGGGGTGAAGTAGAACTTCTCGAGCAGCCGGGCGACGTACGCCAGGGTCAAAAGCGTCGACAGGAAGACGACGCCGGCAACGAGCCAGTGTCCCCCCTTGATCGCCCCCAGTGCGATGTACCACTTGCCGAGGAAGCCGATCGACGGCGGGATCCCCACGAGCGCAAGCCCCAGCACGGAGATCGCCCCGGCCGTGTACGGGGCCCTGGCGGAGAGGCCTGCGTACTCGCGAAGGGTCCGGACGCCGTAGGCCGCCGCGAGCACGCCGGCACCCATGAACAGCGCCCCCTTCATCAGGCCGTGGCCCACGAGGTGGATGATCGCCCCCGTGAGGGCGGTGTCGTTCGCGATCAGCACCGCAGCGGCGATCATCCCGAACTGGGCGACCGACGAGTACGCGAGCATCCGTTTGATCTCGGACTGGGAGACCGCAAGCACCGACCCTGCGAGAATGCTCACTGTCGCCAGGAACAACACGCCGTCGGTGATCGCGGGGTTGGCCGCGAGGAAGTCGACGGTGAACACCGTGTACACGACCCGGATCAAAGCGTAGGCGGCGACCGTCGACACCAGCGCCGAGATCAGCGCGCTCACGCTGTCTGGGGCGTGCTGGTAGGCGTCCGGCTGCCAGGTGTGGACCGGGAACAGCGCGATCTTGATCGCGAAACCCGCGACGATGAACCCGAACGCCGCCTGCACCAGCGTGTCGGTGTAGCCGACGTCGGCAAGCGCCGTCTGCAGGTCGATCATGTTCAGCGTCCCGGTCGCGAGGAAGGCGTAGCCGACGCCGATGAGGTACAGCGACGCGCCGACCGTCCCGATGAACAGGTACTTGAGCGCGGCGTAGGCGGCCTCGCCCGAACGGTCGGCTGCGACGAGCGCGTACGTCGTCAGCCCGACAATTTCTAGGAACACGAACATGTTGAACAGGTCGCCCGTCAGCGAGACGCCCATCAGGCCGCCGACCAGGAGGAGGTAGCCGCTGTAGAACGGGTTCCCCCGCGGGCCGGCGGTTCGGGCGTACAGCACGACCGCGAACGACACCAGCGCGACGAGGAGTACGACCAGCGTCGACAGTTCGTCGCCGACGAGTTCGATCCCGATCGGCCGAGGGAACCCGCCGAGTTCGTGGTACAGCGGACCGTCGGTGAACACCTCGCGGGCAGCACCGCCGGCGACGACGAGAACGACGAGCGTCGTTGCTGCAGCGACCGGCCAGCCGACGTTCTCGAACCGGAGGCCGAACGCGAGCGGGAGCACCGCGGCCAGGATCGGGATCGCGACCAGCAGTGGGAGCAACACGTCAGTCATCGTTCACCTCTCCGTTCTCGCGGACGATTTCCCTGAGTACGTCCATCCGGAGCGTTCCGAACTCCGAGTACACCCGAATGCTGAGCGCGAGCCCGACCGCGGTGAGGCTCACTCCCACGACGATGGCGGTGAGCACGATCACGTGCGGCAGCGGACTAACGTACGTCTCGGGTGCGCCGGCGGGGATCACCGGCGAGGTGCCGCCCTGGACGTACGCGGCGACGACGAAAAGCAGGAACACCGCCGTCTGGAACAGGTTCAGCCCGATCAGCTTCTTGACGATGTTCGGGCTCGCGATCATCATGTACAGTCCGATACAGACCAGCAGTACGAACGCAATGTAGGCGTGTCTCGTCGTGAGCAGTTCGATCATTCTGCCACCTCCTCGGAGTCGGCAGTTTCTTCGGGGAGTCGTCCCGCGTCGAGTGCGACCGCCGAAAAGCCCGCAGCGAGCGCAAAGAAGAGGCCGACGAGTACCGACGCGACGATCAGCGCGATTCCGCCGATCTCGACGGTTTCCATCCCCCACTTCGTCATCTCGTTGGGCGGAAGCGCTACGAGTGGTTCGAGGAGGGGGGCGAGCATCGGGTAATCGAGGAAGTTGCCGCCCAGGGCGACCGTGAGGACGCC
Coding sequences within:
- a CDS encoding DUF373 family protein; amino-acid sequence: MTTLVCCVDRSNDIGRNTGVRMPVSGWEAVRSLVTEIGLVDPEDSTVNCLLEGLRIARDLRDEQEDSVVAVVSGGGDSMVNADRSIAAQLEELIERYDPDAAIVVVDSAQDERIIPIVESRIPVDGVSRVVVRQSRDIESTYYLLKQFLADEELRSTVLVPLGIALLLLPVLLLQFSPAVALAGLAGLLGAALLYKGMAIDEHVSHAPDRAREALYAGQVSIVTYVVAAGLALVGAFFGALSASELSGEARTIVPVMQFAYSSVPWLATAALTASTGRLLDEAIREEGIRTPYLNLPFVVVALGLVVRGFAGYFLEQEAILASFELLGVTIPALQRLAAFIIAGLIVSLLGVKIAADVGSDAFDDVLEPDGEERDSG
- a CDS encoding UbiA family prenyltransferase encodes the protein MVQQQPIVDDAAEHDQREWPHNDEKGSNEDQRWPSHNPNPSDEGPYVKYRGDSGVTIGEKFLATVRYSSLYLAFIASLQALISIWILSVPLNLAPAVIGLVTFAVYSTDRIADAESDVVAKPRQAEFARRHADVLYLVAALAYSVAVALSILGGPLALLITLLPGLFWLLYASDWIPESTTGFRRLKDVLFVNTAVVALAWAFTLTFLPLAFANAQFTPAAGFAFAYFFLGVVVSTEIPNVRDVREDTEIGVSTVPVVFGVRRTRHLLCGVGVVLLLLVGLAVQYGLIGVPLGIGLAVGTAYSLVLSGAVGHTDRYNRLTVAVESQYVVAAVIAVVATIL
- a CDS encoding histidine kinase N-terminal 7TM domain-containing protein; this translates as MFSFPVIPLLFASVIVGMTAALLAWRERYEPGSIPLFVLLVGQIWWSVSLLFQLQATTVSAKAFWVNMSWVGVVAIPVAWLFFALEYTGRDQYVRTRYVGLVSVVPLATVWLAMTSQFHDLLYLEMTLVESAGTVRINYVAGPWYWIIAGYTYFLGVLGSIPLLELVWSETTEFRGQSSAVLIGTVVPWLTSVLYVAGVLPTGGVDPTPIAFAVSGVAYLGGLTRFRLFGTNPSPNRHAPELLFEEMSQGAVVVDSNDYVVELNEEAARILGVERSAAAGGSGTEIVPEYHRLPEDGELSGYLTIERDDGTRKYDVTVSEITNAYDRVIGRVISLHDVTDYLRQQQRLEVLNRVLRHNIRTETNVIAGYAGLLTDEHDSKEARVIERRADRLEEIGEKGREILELFENGEKADPVPVEGLLEECLAEVREAHPHVTIEVDGSADGAFVSGVLEVVCKNLLENAAEHNLSDDPWAEITVGRDGDHVMVTVADNGPGIDEYERKVLERGTETKLEHGSGLGLWLVKWGTEIAGGRVEFAENEPTGAIVTVEVPAEPAPEPDRLSRFPARALEGTAASGITSTQSLFGSASGRRRSTRSRNS
- a CDS encoding deoxyhypusine synthase — its product is MDDDDTREHVVPGSDEEPDTPDVRGYDFRGEFDLGALLDAYATTGFQATHLAEAVDIAERMQEVDATVYLTFTSNIVSSGLRETVAALVREGYVDVIITTSGSLAEDVIKTAKPFKMGEWDADEAALRERGINRLGNIYVPSDRYVWLEEYLYDFFDDFFAEESTRTPTAFARELGETLDDEDSVLKQAAANDVPVYCPALTDSEIGNFLYYYRQGHEDDVDIAIMDDYDSLIEDGMLADTTGLIAVGGGVPKHHAIMTNLFRGGADYVVYISTGMEGDGSLSGATPEEAVSWGKIKENETNYTQVEAEATLVFPLLVAAAFEM
- a CDS encoding Hsp20/alpha crystallin family protein — protein: MALPTNAPSSWLQGTDFPSRLFETGSDDYELYEEDGEFVLTVEMPGFDPEEITASWDDGMLNISAEHEDDDRGRRKTYHRRFRFPKTVQDEEIHASYNNGILEVRLPVETGATVQGREIEIES
- a CDS encoding Na(+)/H(+) antiporter subunit D — its product is MNELLAAIPPFLPVAIAAVLAVVLPRHAGHAVGMLAALFVLGQSLVMPATTPATVQFLGFETVPIFVDQFTRLYGVVIGFLAAAAVAYSWGSDAARVQTGFALAYVSSTLGMVFAGDWLTLVFFWELMAVTSTLLVWHYGGEAVRAGYRYAIAHGIGGTLLLGAVTLHYARVGSFLFEASTGIAGSLGTLPSVAALPTLLAALGIGVNCAFIGLHTWLPDTYPRPHVAASVFLSVFTTKTAVYAMYRAFPEGGLWLAYLGGAMAVYGVFFALLQYDPRRLLSYHIQAQVGYMLAGIGLASLGGDLGNFAVAGGMAHAFNNVLYKSLLFMAVGVVIYRTGINDIRKLGGLWKVMPVTFVVYVIGAASITAVPGFTGFISKGMVIDAAHEVSNVPLFLGEDLLWWLLIVGGVGTFMSFIKLGWYIFFHNAPEIRPKDSTVGQTVGMVAVAGLCVYFGIFYGSLFELLPFAETWDTSPYSTGHLIEGFALLVAGFVGFFTLKGPLARISHLPDMERVINPAVFYTGRGFVWGVTELWAAVDRLVMDAAATLKQVGTHPEAAVRRVAGISEGEDVYLRADIGRSVIFLTLLTAAALAALLL